Part of the Zea mays cultivar B73 chromosome 4, Zm-B73-REFERENCE-NAM-5.0, whole genome shotgun sequence genome is shown below.
CGTATTgtaaactataaatcaatcaacctgaacggAATCGGATCTGAGTTGGGCATGCATGTGGTTCACCCGACCGGCCTTGCCTCGAACACGCGTGCGCGACGGATGGCATTGACGGCTAGCTGCGATTAGACACATACAACAGTTCAACAATTTTTACCGAGCACAAAATACGatagcagcaagggcagcgggGTTTTCACACCACGGGTTTCGACGGTGTCGCGGATGGGGCTGCGCACAACACGATGTTTTCCCACAGGCATTCTGTCGAACAGCCAATGGGCTTTGAGGAGAACAGTAAGGGGCGCTCAGCTAGGGGAGGGAAACAAGGGCGCCATGGGCGACGGCGAGCTCACTGCTCGAGCTGGGGGCTGCGGGGGAAATCCGGCTGCGAGGAGCTATGCTGCCGGGAGAGGGAGCCGAGCAGAGACGTCGCGTCATGGGGAGGGGACAGCAGAGCTGCTGGGCGTCATGGGGATAGGCTCCTGCTGTGCCTGCTCGGACTCCAAGCTGCCGGCGGGGTGGAGAACCAGCAAGGAGCTGCACGGCTGGGAAATAGGGGCGCCATGCTGAAGAAAGGGAAAGTGCAGGGGGGGCTCGACCATGGGAGGAAGAAGGTGTGGGCTGCATAGGGGCGTCGAGCTCCCTGCTCTGAATGCCGGGGAGAAGAGGGAGCGTTGGGCAgaggaagaagaagggggaggggATGAGGAGCCGGCCTGTTCTCCTGAAGGGAGCGAGCGCCAGGGAGGAGGGCGCCATGGTGGCCGAGCCTGTAACGCTACGGCCGAACCAGAGATGGCTGCACCTTGCGCCATGCTCCATTGGAGGAGACaacaggggcgcggggcaggcagGAATGAGGGCGTCGCAGGGCGCCTTGCTGTGCGAAGGAGGAGCAGAGAGCGCGGCGGCCACCATGGCTGGGCCGTGGAGCAGAGGGAGGCGCCATGGCTGCTGGCCCAGCTTCCTGCACGCTGGCAGCTGCTGCCGTGGAGCAGGGAGGAAGGAGCTGGCGGCTGGAATTTTTGAGGGGTGGGAATGGAAAATTGCCAAGGGCAAGGGGAGTGGGGTTCGTATTTATAGAGAAaccttagggttagggtttcaaatgggcctaattgggttgggttgggctggcccaaacacgaaattgggctgcgctaatttattttctggaataaaaatgttcctgcggattttgtctgtgtaaaaacagagcgagctagagttcggacgaacgaaAGATTGAGCGATTAAGTcggccgagagtttgatttgatttCGCTCGGCAATAAATTACTACGCATGATTCGAAACTAAATTGTCTCAGGATACGACCAGCTTTCGGATTTTTGATTGAATGAGACAAATCACAACCTTTAAAATCATCGTCGATGTTGATTTTTAAATTGGGATCGAACACAGAGGTATGAAGtcgagtcggataagaattaagtagagggcgacatactgagtatcccgttggagaatacggacccggataaaatagtcgaacatagatcaagtttcgaggaattagattcgggctcagatcagataacagtcgtcgagagtttgatttaaagagcttcaaatgggatttataattcgagaatgatcttcgagtctgcattagttccgagaattaaaagttttaacacgctccaaaattggatGTTTCTCAcgatcgattaactctgaattcggtgaacttccaagagaaagcctgataaacagagatagacacgatcgagaaatagaaatttttactaagcatccgagattaggattaatcttccgacataacgcgaaatagacacctggggtgtcacaccggCCGGCGGCGCAGATGGATTTCCCCGGCCACGCATGGCGGTGGAGAGCCCGAGCACTCAATAAGCAGTGGCCAGGCCTAATTTTAACCTAATCCGATCAGCTATGGGCACAGATGTAGATTTTAAACCCCTAGAACGACCTACCCGCGCTTACGGTGATGTTCTGGTTCCGCGGTGTCTGCCCAGATGATTCAAGCACTGAAAGACTCAAAAGGACATGGGGAGCACGAGCAAGATACGGTCGACGCGATGCTTACGAAAATCGACATCGAACCGACAGAGTTTTGGTGGGTTGACACCAAAGTAGTTCATGCGGCGTCAAACCCGCGTTCCGATCAAACTAGGATTGTAAAGACCAACTGGACTCCTGGGCGAGCTTCGCCAACCTATAAGAATGCTAGAACATTAATTCTTAAGGGTTAAGCCATACCACAATCTCCTGGCTGCATGAGGTTGATGCATGGGCGAGGTGGTCACTAGATACGTTCAGTGCCTTGATCAATGGAATTGGGCGTGTCTAGGGTATGATTTGGGGAAGGAAGAGTAATACTGCGGACTGAAGCTACTCCCTTTGGTTGCTGGTTGAAGCAAAGATCACTGGGTTAATTCCTGCCTTCCCCCCCGGCTGTTCTTTATATAGGCAGTGAAAAGATCAGGGGGCTGGATTTTTGATCTTGCACAAGGATAGCTATGAACACGAGATGTAGTTGTGGCTCCCTCCAGAAGATCCACGCAAATTCATAGAGCCTAGTCACGTAGGGTGAAGATTATCTATGGGCAAAAGAAAAGAGGGGGTAAGGATGAAGCGCACTATACAGGATATTTGCACAGGTGATATTTCAGTGATGCACCAATCTGAATGTCCTGCTACCACCTCATCTCAATCTTCAGCTTATCCCAAAGTTGGACACGGCAGGGAGTAAAAAGATCACAGCTAGATATTTCTGCAATTTTGGATCTACAGCTCTTGACTGATCCATCCATCTTCAGCTAGCTATTTCTCTCATTTTCTGAGTAGGACAGATTAATCACTGTTAATAGAACTTGTTTATTAATCCAAGGTCTACCAAGTTTCTTAATAAAACTTACTTATGAATACTAGCTCTCTAGTCTTGCTTAGATCAACCTGGCACCAAGTCTCATAGAACAGTCTCTACAGGGTCTCAAAGTTGCTCAGACAGACAGGAATTCAGAGCAGATCTGCCTGAATCCCTAACCCTCAGTCTTGTTTAGTTGATCCTTCCTTTTCAACAGAGACCCTTTTGGACGCCCATATCTTCCAATTTTGTATAATGTCAAGCCAGGGTCCCTTAATAAACTTTGTTCATAGATACTACCTCTCCCACTTTTTTGTAGACATTTTGGCACAAAGCTACACAGAACAGCCTTTACAAGCCCTCAAAGTGGAGCAGACAGACAGGTATTCAGACTAGACTAGTCTGATTGACATTCTGAATCTGCTTAGCCTGACAGCTCGACTTTGAGCAGCTTTTACTCCCAGGTTTATGTGGAACCAAGTCCAACCCTTTTAATGAAACTTGTTCTCTGTACTATGTGCTCCAACGTTGCTATGGAAACTTGAGTCTAAAACCATTTGTATTGATCACAAATGATCTCCAAATTTTGCACCATTTACTGAATTTCAGTTTTTTTGTTAACTGAACTGATTTCAGTCACCAGCAACTCAACAGCTCATTTTCAGTCAACTTGTTCTACACTTTTTGTGTAGGATCGTATCCATCACCCTTAAAGACATTTGTACCCCAACTTATGGTCTTCAATTTCTCTATAGAAACCATAGTTTAAATCCTTATGTATTATGCACCAGGAAGCTCCAAAATCAGTCACAAtcactgaaattcagaattcagccACCTAGGTAACAGTCCAAATTTGAGCCACTTTTATTCCTTTTTTTTGTGTAGCACCAAACCAAACTCCCTTAAATAAATTTGTTCTCCTATATATGGTCTTCCATTTTGCTACACAGCTCTTGGTCTAAGACAATATGGATTAATCACAACTGAGCTCCAAACAGAGCACCATTGGTTGTTTTTCAAAGTTTCAGCTCTGAACCACAAAGTTACCAATACATTGACAGTCCATTTTTAGGCAAGCTTTACTCCAAATTTTGCATGGGATGGGGTCATGTCAAACTCACTAAGAAAATTTGTTCACCATCATATGGACTTCAACTTCTCTATAAACACCATAGTCCAAAGTTCTATGGTTTAGCCACAAATGAGCTCCAAAACAGCACACTCAACACTGAAACTCCACTCAGTTCACTATTCACCATCTGAAATTCCATGAGTCTGTCAACACTTCTTTGGACCACCTTTTCTTCTTGTAGCATATACTTTTAAGGCCAAGTTGCTTAACAAAGTCTGTACTTCAATAGTTCCTCTACAAGTTCTATATAGTGACCCTTAGCTAACCCCTTTTGGATTCCACTCTACCACAGCCCAAAGTTTGCACAaaatactgaaattcagactcTGAATTTTATTAAGTCTGAACTCCACACTTTCCAGCAGCTCTACTTTAGACCAGTTCTTCTCCAAATTCCATATAGATTTAAGGCTAGGTTACTTAATCAAAGTCACACTCCTCACATAGCTTTATAGCTTTGTCACAATGACCACCTTTAAAATGTTTATAGATCAGAAGTTATAAAGGACCAAAATTGCCTAGTTGCTACTATTTTCAGCAATTCCAATTTGAGCTCAAAACTGAACTTTTGTGATTTACTCCAATTTTCTTCACACATCATGGGAATCTCCAAATAAGAAATTTATTCACTTTTCCAAGCTCCACAACTTTGATATATGGACTTTTGTCAAATTATTTCTAGATTTTGAATTCTTCTTTTGGGCTAGTTTTAGGGTTTCACATGTTCTTCATTTTCTTCAAGTGTTTCTTCCACTTGCTCTACCTTTGAAAACAAGGTTGCCATAGACTCTAGGACTTTCCTTTAGCACTTGAAGTCTCCAAGTCAATTTGTTACTTGCTCAAAAGGTGACCTACTCTTGTCTAGCTTAAGCCAAGTTCTTAACCCAACACACAACATCACACTTTTTGAAAAAGTttaacctagtgaatgcattctaagtgtaacaagcacattaatgcagatgcttatgatgacatgtgagagttttagtttacgtaacaccaggggtgttacaacctaggggtgttacaaccttccccccttaaaagaatctcgtcctgagattcggagcgaaagactttcaagagtagagaagcatgtaacccatgtccaCATCAGCGGCAATCATAAGACAATTCCAAGCAAAAGCGAGTGTCTCAGAATGTGGTTTCTCTAgcggacataacatgtatcgccttaagctaatttagaaatgtccaccaatagagacgatgtctaccagaggaacacataaggttccatgtgtgcagtttgctttttctgatgacactgtactatctgagtctgttgagcgagcggctaatacgcgattttacccaaacagaatcagatgcaccatcttgggtaaaacacacagaaagaggtttaccaacaagtggtcacgataagttcatagcacattagacgggtgtgaatgtcgaataacatcacagttgacccgtggctaaccagaaaatccaagtccctgaaaggtgatatagattcgagaAAATCACCAGCGGAAGGATCTGCAAATGCTGATTTTGCAACTAGTCCATTTTACCCAGCACTAAtcatggctcgacttgatcacacatgctggaaaagcacgcgtgaggcggtcgaggcgtgactagagcgataattcGGTGATTATTGGCCGACTTAACTTAACCTTTGTTAATTGGGCAGTTactagttagtaaaaccaacttgttgaacgacttttgacattgagcaagtcctctcagtaccatcggtaagccaacggTCGAGAGCTCTCTTCGTTAATAAGAGATTATGTATGTGGATAAAAATCTATTTGGTCaaattgttcatccgtttcttcatgcgagatgaattatccacttggttagggaatacatgtatTAAATAggaagagcgaatgaacaaacccctttacacaaaggacgtaaagggaacttgcatgagtagtcactaccaagatcaaaagaaataagaccacacatgaaagtggtatgcccttttgatccaacggagatgacatatgttgcttgatcacttcacaaacaacatagaaattgtttcaaggaaaggtcCATGGAAtataacatatcgatatagtctcataatggattatgactactaacggtGATACCAGCGTGTGCCATCGGTCTTAGTCATGACACCATTATCAGatataaccaataagaaatctcacgcgacACAATTGAATTGTGCAAGGGTAACAatgtacaaagagatactccacctgtaaggatggttacaagtagagagccaagtaGATCATGGGCCGATGAAATGAAcagggcatggccataacctaagtttgtatgagtttggtcatggagggataacggaaaaatcaactttgggtcatggttcactaaataagaacataGCCTAGTTTTTGGGGTTTACGCAAACAAGTCACTAACCTTCTATCAGTACATCAAGCACCAGAGCAAACACATATATTACACCTAAATAGGttacctaaagaatggaggaTAACTATTTCATCGAAGTCCATACTAtagcattacaccacattatctacaatcaatggTTACTAGAATAAGGATGAGAGTagcattttggatgtataggtgacaaacaggatacaacaatcaggatgcatgctcgtcctatacgtcctcacaagtttttgccaatataatgtggcaataacgttttatatcggtggcatacttacgactctcacggtattttgctaaGTGTTAGCTACACATACGTTTCTGAGGTTAGTGTACATGCAGAAAATTCCAttacagcccattttccaatgatgcagttcacacatgacagtttatcacagtttatactccatatattgctatacagatgccagctcatcattaagcgccgagccacgcataggcatcgttgccacactttaaccatagggcaactcattatgctaactcaccttcttacctgagcgtaggtgcgtcgttgcaagtacattacacttctcagtattcccatgtccgtatacccatacacatccatggggtactgaattcccagaaaagtaaatactccacatcgcagcctttgtatatacatatgtagaacatgtatatagtcaagcgctttttatactcttccctagaccgatgtttgttcggtcatgctctcacatctcatcttacctgagcgtcgatccaagCAAGACTGAATGAccttaaaaataacaatacacatgtatgcaatacccacccggttgtgggttagtggttttaactaagccacctgatagtccttaatttagggcttaacagaggatgtcgctagcattatagtttttcaaagccaaacactgtgtttagttgaaaataagtttttcaaaaccaaaacttttgttttgaaaatacgtatgtgactgtatatacttaatcctgctctgataccagctgtggcagaacctcccaagttattgggcccacatgcacctgtccttgtctcaaagacctcaaacggctatgcatgtgcactagataacttaataggatctgtcctagtaccccaaggatcttgggtaaaccacttacaaccagaaccacgggattaagtaacacaaatcacacacacaacatttttgcagcagaaatcttattaccaaattttacaggttacaaaaattttacattattttatcggagtgattacaaaagtataagattgaaatatatgctagctcaagtgaccatcctcaataagaagtatagaagaagacttagacttataagaaggccgagcccaccggcacttaacaccatcatcagcaacacaaaactataacctgaaaaacaacagggaataaaaccctgagtatggaattactcagcaagacttacccgactaaagaaaagactctcaaggatatgctggatttgggaatcaaggagaggctttagcaagaatcaacttagatacttttgctgaattagcttactaaagtgagtccttactttcaatattttaacggcagattaaatattaatagactctgtttgcatctggtctaatttcaccatctcatcaatacaacatcatttttattcatgaggttcacatcctgacttaggttgcagggcagtgaccaagtctccactgtccggggatataacggcgatccgaatcgatttactcagctgaggatctctaaccacacgacatatgtagcacttaacccttgcatatgtcaactcgccaccggggttc
Proteins encoded:
- the LOC109945542 gene encoding uncharacterized protein — translated: MVAAALSAPPSHSKAPCDALIPACPAPLLSPPMEHGARCSHLWFGRSVTGSATMAPSSLALAPFRRTGRLLIPSPFFFLCPTLPLLPGIQSRELDAPMQPTPSSSHGRAPPALSLSSAWRPYFPAVQLLAGSPPRRQLGVRAGTAGAYPHDAQQLCCPLPMTRRLCSAPSPGSIAPRSRISPAAPSSSSELAVAHGALVSLP